A section of the Gloeobacter violaceus PCC 7421 genome encodes:
- a CDS encoding DUF6364 family protein, with protein MPAMQTKLTIRLDKRLVDKVKRWAASRHRSASEAVERFSAQSPDPEALRTPKSSSWVRGLSGLLDEGQPAPTDEKLRDEYIDYLEGKYR; from the coding sequence ATGCCGGCTATGCAAACCAAGCTGACGATACGGCTCGACAAGCGCCTTGTCGATAAAGTCAAGCGCTGGGCAGCCTCACGTCACCGCTCGGCGTCTGAAGCCGTCGAGCGGTTTTCTGCTCAGAGTCCGGATCCAGAGGCACTCCGAACACCAAAATCGAGTTCCTGGGTAAGGGGCTTGAGCGGGCTGCTCGATGAAGGCCAACCCGCTCCCACCGACGAGAAATTGCGCGATGAGTATATTGATTATCTGGAGGGTAAGTATCGGTAA
- a CDS encoding aldo/keto reductase: MKVRALGNQGLVVSELGLGCMGMSEFYGATDETESIATIHRALELGINFLDTADMYGPYTNEQLVGKAIRDRRDKVVLATKFGIVRSEDRGFRGVNGSPEYVRSSCEASLERLGVEVIDLYYLHRVDPKVPIEETVGAMAELVQAGKVRFIGLSEAAPQTLRRAQRVHPISALQSEYSLWSRDVEDEILPTLRELGIGFVPYSPLGRGFLSGSITSPDDFAPDDYRRQSPRFQGENFTKNLQLVEKVRELATQKGVQPSQLALAWILAQGEDLVPIPGTKRVAYLEENVAATEIVLAPEELASIEAIAPRGAASGQRYADMSGVNR; encoded by the coding sequence ATGAAAGTGCGCGCACTGGGCAATCAGGGACTGGTGGTCTCCGAACTTGGCCTCGGTTGCATGGGCATGTCTGAGTTCTACGGCGCCACCGACGAAACCGAGTCGATCGCCACCATCCACCGGGCGCTGGAACTGGGGATCAATTTTCTCGATACCGCCGACATGTATGGTCCCTACACTAACGAGCAGCTGGTGGGTAAAGCAATTCGCGACCGCCGCGACAAAGTGGTGCTCGCCACTAAATTCGGCATCGTGCGCAGCGAAGACCGGGGCTTTCGCGGGGTGAACGGTTCACCGGAGTACGTGCGCTCCAGCTGCGAAGCGTCCCTTGAACGGCTCGGGGTCGAAGTCATCGACCTGTACTACCTGCACCGGGTCGACCCGAAAGTCCCCATCGAGGAGACCGTGGGGGCGATGGCCGAACTGGTGCAAGCGGGCAAGGTGCGCTTTATCGGTCTCTCGGAGGCGGCTCCCCAGACGCTTCGCCGCGCCCAGAGAGTGCATCCGATTAGTGCCCTCCAGTCGGAATATTCGCTGTGGAGCCGCGACGTCGAGGATGAGATTTTGCCCACCTTGCGGGAATTGGGCATCGGCTTTGTGCCCTACAGCCCGCTCGGACGGGGCTTTCTCTCCGGGAGCATCACCAGCCCCGACGACTTTGCTCCCGACGACTACCGTCGCCAGTCACCGCGCTTTCAGGGCGAGAACTTCACAAAGAATCTGCAACTGGTGGAGAAAGTCCGGGAACTGGCCACCCAAAAAGGCGTGCAGCCTTCGCAATTGGCCCTCGCCTGGATCCTGGCGCAAGGCGAGGATCTCGTACCGATCCCCGGCACCAAGCGCGTCGCTTACCTGGAAGAAAACGTCGCCGCCACCGAAATTGTCCTCGCTCCCGAGGAACTGGCGAGCATTGAAGCGATTGCTCCCAGGGGAGCCGCTTCCGGGCAGCGCTATGCCGATATGAGTGGGGTCAATCGATAA
- the hemH gene encoding ferrochelatase, whose translation MAEVGVLLLNLGGPDKQEDVRPFLYNLFADPEIIRIPVPPLQKPLAWLISTLRAPKSRKNYQAIGGGSPLRAITNQQGRVLKKALAARGLDIEVYVGMRYWHPFTEEAVRKIKADGIRRLVLLPLYPQYSISTSGSSFKLLDQIWARDPSLKAIERITINSWYSRPGYIRAMGERVREGLDKFDNPDGVHILFSAHGVPRTYVDQDGDPYQRQTEETVDLVMQSLGRPNAHSLAYQSRVGPVEWLKPYTEDTINELAQKGVRSLLAVPVSFISEHIETLQEIEIEYREVAEAAGIHDFRRAKALNVNKTFIDDLAEMVIENLGVYSR comes from the coding sequence ATGGCTGAAGTCGGAGTGCTGTTGCTCAACCTGGGGGGGCCGGACAAACAAGAGGACGTCAGGCCTTTTCTGTATAACCTGTTTGCCGACCCGGAAATTATTCGCATTCCGGTGCCGCCCTTGCAAAAGCCGCTCGCCTGGTTGATTTCGACTTTGCGCGCTCCCAAATCGCGCAAGAATTATCAGGCCATCGGCGGCGGTTCGCCCCTCAGGGCGATCACCAACCAGCAGGGCCGGGTGCTCAAAAAAGCGCTCGCCGCCCGCGGACTCGACATCGAAGTCTACGTCGGTATGCGCTACTGGCACCCGTTTACCGAGGAAGCCGTGCGCAAAATCAAAGCCGACGGCATTCGCCGCCTGGTGCTTCTGCCCCTCTACCCGCAGTACTCGATTTCCACCAGCGGTTCGAGCTTCAAATTGCTCGACCAGATCTGGGCGCGCGATCCGTCCCTCAAAGCCATCGAGCGCATCACGATCAACTCCTGGTACAGCCGCCCCGGCTACATCCGGGCGATGGGCGAGCGCGTGCGCGAGGGCCTCGACAAATTCGACAACCCCGACGGGGTGCATATTCTTTTTTCCGCCCACGGTGTGCCCCGCACCTACGTCGATCAAGACGGCGATCCGTACCAGCGCCAGACCGAGGAAACGGTCGACCTGGTCATGCAATCGCTTGGACGCCCCAACGCCCATTCGCTCGCCTATCAGAGCCGGGTCGGCCCGGTGGAGTGGCTGAAGCCCTACACAGAAGACACCATCAACGAACTGGCCCAAAAAGGGGTGCGCTCCCTGCTGGCGGTGCCGGTGAGCTTTATTTCCGAGCACATCGAGACCCTGCAAGAAATCGAGATCGAATACCGCGAAGTGGCTGAAGCTGCCGGCATTCACGACTTTCGCCGCGCCAAGGCCCTCAACGTCAACAAGACGTTCATCGACGATCTAGCCGAGATGGTGATCGAGAATCTGGGTGTCTACTCGCGCTAG
- a CDS encoding diheme cytochrome c: MTLFVAVGTSWMVRAQPAPQKPLEGKLESSREEQLAPQYKLGRELYIKNCSHCHLAIPPEVFPSDTWRALLLDSYHYGRQVQIDFRPEKLLVWQYLRDYSRALQEKEPVPYYFAESRYFRALHPKVPLPKRPDAASCLQCHPGAKADNYLRLSAEWEEKP; the protein is encoded by the coding sequence GTGACCCTGTTTGTCGCCGTCGGTACCAGCTGGATGGTGCGTGCCCAACCCGCCCCCCAGAAACCCCTCGAGGGCAAGCTCGAAAGCAGCCGCGAGGAGCAGCTGGCTCCCCAGTACAAACTGGGCCGGGAACTTTATATCAAGAATTGCAGCCACTGCCACCTGGCCATCCCGCCGGAGGTGTTCCCGAGCGATACCTGGCGGGCGCTGTTGCTCGATAGCTACCACTACGGCCGTCAGGTGCAGATCGACTTTCGCCCCGAGAAGCTGCTCGTCTGGCAGTACCTGCGCGACTACTCGCGCGCGTTGCAGGAAAAAGAACCGGTACCCTACTACTTCGCTGAATCGCGCTACTTCCGGGCGCTGCACCCGAAAGTGCCGCTGCCGAAGCGGCCCGACGCCGCCTCCTGCCTGCAGTGCCACCCGGGGGCCAAGGCGGACAACTACCTGCGCCTCAGCGCCGAGTGGGAAGAAAAACCGTAG
- a CDS encoding FKBP-type peptidyl-prolyl cis-trans isomerase, with protein sequence MLNKFTRLTLATALLLAATAVAVGETAVAQSPSPTTGKNKMPQPGQTPSYTTTTSGLKYLDETVGNGASPQKGQRVTVHYTGTLEDGKKFDSSRDRGQPFSFTIGVGQVIQGWDEGVATMKVGGKRKLVVPANLGYGARGAGGVIPPNATLLFDVELLGVQ encoded by the coding sequence ATGCTCAACAAATTTACTCGCCTCACCCTCGCCACCGCCTTGCTGCTTGCGGCCACCGCCGTAGCGGTGGGCGAGACTGCCGTTGCCCAGAGCCCCAGCCCCACCACAGGAAAAAATAAAATGCCTCAGCCAGGCCAAACTCCCTCGTACACCACCACCACCTCCGGCCTCAAGTACCTCGACGAGACCGTGGGCAACGGTGCTTCGCCCCAGAAAGGCCAGCGCGTCACCGTGCACTACACCGGCACCCTCGAAGACGGCAAGAAGTTCGACTCCTCGCGGGATCGGGGCCAGCCCTTCAGCTTTACCATCGGTGTCGGCCAGGTGATTCAGGGCTGGGACGAGGGTGTCGCCACGATGAAGGTGGGCGGCAAGCGCAAACTGGTCGTCCCGGCCAACCTGGGCTACGGTGCCCGCGGTGCGGGAGGGGTGATCCCGCCCAACGCCACGCTGCTGTTCGACGTCGAACTGTTGGGCGTGCAGTAG
- a CDS encoding SRPBCC family protein gives MIERTVEVDVAAPVAQVYAIWADMENLPRWMRFVQEVKILPGAGDLSRWKFGPAAPLLVEWTSRITRRIPLRLIGWESVSGLSNRGSAEFFPTERGCRLRLTLSFDTPGGMVGAFLDRVGVQRWVDENLLDDLKRFQTMVEAETPSQSVV, from the coding sequence ATGATCGAACGCACGGTGGAAGTGGATGTGGCTGCTCCGGTGGCGCAGGTATACGCAATCTGGGCGGACATGGAAAATCTGCCGCGCTGGATGCGCTTTGTGCAGGAGGTCAAGATTCTGCCGGGTGCGGGAGATCTTTCGCGCTGGAAGTTTGGCCCGGCTGCACCGCTGTTGGTGGAATGGACCTCGCGGATCACCCGGCGCATTCCCCTCAGGCTCATCGGCTGGGAATCAGTCTCAGGCCTCTCCAACCGCGGATCGGCGGAATTTTTTCCCACCGAGCGGGGTTGCCGCCTGCGTCTTACCCTGTCCTTCGATACCCCGGGCGGGATGGTCGGGGCATTTCTGGATCGCGTCGGGGTACAGCGTTGGGTGGACGAAAATCTGCTGGACGACCTCAAGCGTTTTCAGACGATGGTGGAAGCCGAAACTCCCAGCCAGTCCGTGGTCTAA
- a CDS encoding type II toxin-antitoxin system VapC family toxin, whose protein sequence is MTFVYLLDTCTVSDFAKAQPGVIARIKSTAPTLVSISSITVMEIECGLQFNPKRAEKVAPVLAAFVDSVQILPLSLEDARAAGAIRAGLTKQGRPIGAYDVLLAGCAVCRGLIFVTSNTTEFERVGGLRLENWRS, encoded by the coding sequence GTGACATTTGTGTATTTACTCGACACCTGCACTGTTAGCGACTTTGCAAAAGCGCAGCCCGGCGTGATCGCCCGGATCAAGTCCACGGCGCCGACGCTGGTTTCCATTTCCAGCATCACGGTGATGGAAATCGAATGCGGGCTTCAGTTCAATCCGAAACGGGCTGAGAAGGTGGCTCCTGTGTTGGCCGCATTTGTGGACAGCGTTCAGATACTGCCCTTGAGTCTTGAGGACGCTCGTGCGGCCGGCGCAATCCGCGCCGGCCTGACAAAACAAGGCAGACCCATTGGGGCATACGATGTGCTCCTGGCTGGTTGCGCGGTATGCCGCGGTCTGATTTTCGTCACCTCGAACACCACTGAATTCGAGCGGGTCGGCGGCCTTCGTCTGGAGAACTGGCGCTCGTAG
- a CDS encoding ribbon-helix-helix domain-containing protein, translating into MVFVLRARITYQYVIKISEGVVHFNIYVDDQTGEQLKRVAGQTGLTRNALIRQALREWLATRDQPRWPDIVMEFKGVEDLPTFESYRDELLPPRQDPLA; encoded by the coding sequence ATGGTGTTTGTGCTCCGGGCACGTATAACATATCAATATGTGATAAAAATATCCGAGGGTGTCGTGCACTTCAATATTTACGTTGACGATCAGACAGGCGAACAACTCAAGCGTGTAGCCGGCCAGACGGGGCTCACCCGCAACGCGCTCATCCGTCAGGCCTTGCGCGAGTGGCTTGCGACAAGAGATCAACCGCGTTGGCCGGACATAGTCATGGAATTTAAGGGTGTCGAAGATCTGCCGACGTTCGAGAGCTATCGAGACGAGCTTTTGCCACCGAGACAGGATCCGCTGGCGTGA
- the nadB gene encoding L-aspartate oxidase — protein sequence MKAYDAIVIGSGAAGLYTALKLPREWRIALLTKENLTLSSSQWAQGGIAAVVEPDDSFRLHYEDTLAAGAGLCEPEAVRVLVEEAPERIRELIALGVEFDRYQGRLAVTLEAAHSRRRILHAADATGRELVRALVEEVRDLGNIRVVEEALAIDLALDGGRCRGVLVDALGVREWYMSPVTVLATGGAGQVFAYTTNPAVATGDGIAMAARAGVALRDLEFVQFHPTALAIDGAPRFLISEAVRGEGGQLVNLAGERFMGRYHPQGELAPRDVVARAIFDQMQSSGATHVLIDLRPIGEATIEQRFPNIAHVCRKFGVDVFSEAVPVAPAAHYWMGGVLTDLDGRTSLPGLFAVGEVASTGVHGANRLASNSLLECLVFAHRIAEAVRSSGISRTAAGIIHFPPAAAQSPVNFELVQRIRNEMPWLVWRTCGIIREADGLRRGLEQLQMWKQQLSGVDATTERATLEVRNLVIAAELLLKSALLRTESRGGHYRSDHPAPDPAWQVHTEIAEGRLFQTPLAVAKIRPTSG from the coding sequence ATGAAAGCTTACGATGCGATCGTGATCGGCAGCGGCGCGGCGGGACTGTATACGGCCCTGAAGCTGCCGCGCGAGTGGCGTATCGCCCTACTCACCAAAGAAAATTTGACCCTTTCTTCGAGCCAATGGGCCCAGGGGGGGATCGCTGCGGTAGTCGAGCCGGATGACTCCTTTCGGCTCCATTACGAGGACACCCTGGCGGCTGGGGCAGGCTTGTGCGAGCCGGAGGCGGTGCGGGTGCTGGTGGAGGAAGCGCCCGAGCGCATTCGCGAACTGATCGCACTGGGGGTCGAGTTCGATCGCTACCAGGGGCGGCTCGCAGTCACCCTCGAAGCGGCCCACTCCCGCAGGCGCATCTTGCACGCCGCCGACGCCACCGGCCGCGAACTGGTGCGCGCCCTGGTCGAGGAGGTGCGCGACCTTGGCAACATCCGCGTCGTCGAGGAGGCCCTTGCCATCGACCTGGCCCTCGACGGCGGGCGCTGTCGCGGGGTGCTGGTGGACGCGCTCGGGGTGCGCGAATGGTACATGTCGCCGGTGACAGTGCTTGCCACCGGCGGGGCCGGGCAGGTGTTCGCCTACACCACCAACCCCGCAGTCGCTACAGGCGACGGGATCGCCATGGCGGCCCGGGCGGGGGTGGCGCTGCGGGATCTCGAATTCGTCCAGTTTCATCCGACGGCGCTTGCCATCGACGGGGCGCCGCGCTTTTTGATCTCAGAAGCGGTGCGCGGCGAAGGGGGACAACTGGTCAACCTGGCCGGCGAGCGCTTCATGGGCCGCTACCACCCTCAGGGGGAACTGGCTCCGCGCGACGTGGTCGCCCGGGCCATCTTCGATCAGATGCAATCGAGCGGCGCCACCCACGTGCTTATCGACCTGCGGCCCATCGGCGAAGCGACGATTGAGCAGCGCTTTCCCAACATCGCCCACGTCTGCCGCAAGTTCGGCGTCGATGTCTTCAGTGAAGCGGTCCCCGTCGCCCCCGCCGCCCACTACTGGATGGGCGGCGTTCTCACCGATCTCGATGGCCGCACAAGCTTGCCGGGGCTGTTTGCCGTGGGTGAAGTCGCTTCCACCGGCGTGCACGGCGCCAATCGCCTCGCGAGCAATTCGCTGCTGGAATGTCTGGTTTTTGCCCACCGCATCGCCGAGGCCGTGCGCAGTAGCGGCATCAGCCGTACCGCCGCAGGCATCATTCACTTTCCGCCCGCCGCCGCCCAGAGCCCGGTCAACTTTGAACTGGTTCAACGCATCCGCAACGAAATGCCGTGGTTGGTTTGGCGCACCTGCGGGATCATCCGCGAGGCAGACGGCCTCAGGCGCGGCTTGGAGCAGTTGCAAATGTGGAAACAGCAACTGAGCGGCGTCGATGCCACCACCGAGCGAGCCACCCTGGAGGTGCGCAATCTGGTGATTGCTGCGGAACTGTTGCTCAAAAGCGCCCTCTTGCGCACCGAGTCGCGGGGGGGGCACTACCGCAGCGACCACCCGGCCCCGGATCCCGCCTGGCAGGTACACACTGAGATTGCCGAGGGCCGCTTGTTTCAAACCCCGCTCGCGGTCGCTAAAATAAGACCAACTTCAGGCTAG
- the coaD gene encoding pantetheine-phosphate adenylyltransferase, with amino-acid sequence MIALYPGSFDPLTYGHLDIIERAARLFDRVVVAVLRNPAKVPLFTVEERLSQIQKAVRHLDNVEVEAFHGLTVTVARRLDARVLLRGLRAVSDFEAELQMAQTNRTLATEIETLFLSTSTEHSFLSSSLVKNIAAAGGPVSHMVPEHIEKELRTRFAGAPL; translated from the coding sequence TTGATCGCACTGTATCCGGGGAGCTTTGATCCCCTGACCTACGGCCATCTGGATATTATCGAGCGCGCCGCCCGTCTGTTCGACCGGGTGGTCGTCGCCGTACTGCGCAACCCGGCCAAGGTGCCGCTGTTTACCGTCGAGGAGCGCCTCAGCCAGATCCAAAAGGCCGTACGCCACCTCGACAATGTCGAAGTCGAAGCGTTCCATGGGCTCACGGTCACCGTCGCCCGCCGCCTTGATGCCCGGGTACTGCTGCGCGGGCTGCGGGCGGTCTCCGATTTTGAGGCCGAACTGCAAATGGCCCAGACCAACCGCACCCTGGCGACCGAAATCGAGACGCTGTTTTTGAGCACTTCGACCGAGCACAGCTTCTTGAGCAGTTCGCTGGTCAAGAACATCGCCGCGGCCGGCGGCCCGGTGTCGCACATGGTGCCTGAGCACATTGAGAAAGAACTGCGGACGCGGTTCGCCGGAGCGCCTCTATGA
- a CDS encoding CGLD27 family protein encodes MERRTPTVAIPPEQRPFNEYQQLRSSYFFRWATVEPRVYLGTILAVWSVAWIVSGPVAAWSFPPGRMPWQFLVGGAGGAGIILGLVLLRLYLGWSYVHTRLLSASVHYEETGWYDGSFWTKPAEDLAKDRLVVEYQVAPVMRRLRRTLAALALFYAVEALLCWLM; translated from the coding sequence ATGGAGCGCCGGACTCCCACCGTAGCGATACCTCCCGAACAGCGCCCGTTCAACGAGTATCAGCAGCTACGCAGTTCGTACTTTTTTCGTTGGGCGACCGTCGAGCCGCGGGTTTACCTGGGCACAATCCTGGCGGTCTGGTCAGTGGCCTGGATTGTGAGCGGGCCGGTGGCCGCCTGGAGTTTCCCGCCGGGGCGCATGCCATGGCAGTTTCTGGTGGGCGGTGCGGGCGGTGCTGGGATCATCCTGGGGCTGGTGCTGCTGCGGCTCTACCTGGGCTGGTCCTATGTGCATACGCGCTTGCTCTCGGCGAGCGTGCACTACGAAGAAACCGGTTGGTACGACGGCAGTTTCTGGACCAAGCCCGCCGAGGATCTGGCAAAAGACCGGTTGGTGGTTGAGTACCAGGTAGCCCCGGTGATGCGGCGGCTGCGGCGCACCCTGGCTGCCCTCGCCCTTTTCTATGCCGTCGAAGCCTTGCTCTGCTGGTTGATGTGA
- a CDS encoding Gfo/Idh/MocA family protein produces the protein MPPWPTAIVGTGYAARQRAITLSGDPRIKLVGFIGHSPAASEKFMAEFGIGTGDETLLAGAHLVFVCTVNRDHGLWVRRALEQGAHVVVEYPLALDAAEGAALIALARERRLLLHVEHIELMSGIHQALAGQMAAVGPVHLARYSNVVARLPEPGRWTFSVDLFGFPLVGALSRLSRLVDLVGPVASVFCQNRYFDLTPDGYYRGCSCVAQLQFECGAVGQLAYAKGAGCYQSETRLELAGSRGAVIHDGEKLLVLDGQDTRILEPGSRRGLFERDTRMVLDVLQGRGELYTTPERSLHILATAAACERSAALGRSEAVEVPALPIG, from the coding sequence ATGCCTCCCTGGCCCACGGCGATCGTGGGCACGGGTTACGCAGCCCGCCAGCGGGCCATCACCCTCTCGGGCGATCCGCGCATCAAGCTCGTCGGTTTTATCGGCCACAGCCCGGCTGCAAGCGAAAAGTTTATGGCCGAATTCGGCATCGGGACGGGTGACGAAACGCTGCTTGCCGGGGCGCACTTGGTCTTTGTCTGCACTGTCAACCGCGACCACGGCCTCTGGGTGCGCCGCGCCCTGGAGCAGGGTGCCCACGTCGTAGTCGAGTATCCGCTGGCGCTGGATGCTGCCGAGGGGGCGGCGCTGATCGCCCTGGCACGCGAGCGCCGCCTGCTGTTGCATGTCGAACATATCGAGCTGATGAGCGGCATCCACCAGGCATTGGCCGGGCAGATGGCGGCGGTGGGTCCGGTGCATCTGGCCCGCTACAGCAATGTGGTCGCCCGCCTGCCCGAGCCGGGGCGCTGGACCTTTTCGGTGGATCTGTTCGGTTTTCCGCTGGTGGGGGCACTCTCGCGCCTCAGCCGCCTGGTGGACCTGGTAGGGCCGGTCGCCTCGGTCTTCTGCCAGAACCGCTACTTCGATTTGACCCCCGACGGCTACTACCGCGGCTGTTCGTGCGTGGCGCAACTTCAATTTGAGTGCGGAGCGGTCGGACAGCTCGCCTACGCCAAAGGAGCGGGCTGCTACCAATCCGAGACCCGCCTCGAACTGGCAGGCAGCCGGGGGGCGGTCATCCACGACGGCGAAAAGCTGCTGGTGCTGGATGGCCAGGATACCCGCATCCTGGAGCCCGGCAGCCGCCGGGGGCTTTTCGAGCGTGACACGCGCATGGTGCTCGATGTCCTCCAAGGCAGGGGCGAACTGTACACCACCCCCGAGCGCAGCCTGCACATTCTGGCGACAGCCGCCGCCTGCGAGCGCTCCGCCGCCCTCGGCCGCAGCGAAGCGGTGGAAGTTCCGGCACTCCCCATAGGATAG
- the cysS gene encoding cysteine--tRNA ligase: MALQIYNTLTRRKEPFVPLEAGTVKMYVCGVTVYDYCHLGHGRTYVVWDTVRRYLISRGYAVTYVQNFTDVDDKILRRAQQEGTTMEAVAEKYIAAYFEDMDRLNVLRADSYPRATQTMPEIGALIDRLTSIGYAYPAAGDVYYSVRRFAEYGKLSGKRLAELEAGASERLQDEELARKKDPFDFALWKGAKPGEPAWDSPWGAGRPGWHIECSAMVRKSLGETIDIHAGGEDLQFPHHENEIAQSEAVTGKPLARYWMHNAFLNVVNSSGAEEKMSKSLGNFKTLRDLFEVFPPMALRLFLLKTSYRNPIAFSAEAFKGSEQNWRELEEVLQLAGWIAGQGRPATDDIESEPWVRRFNEAMDDDFNTAAALAEVIALGKQLAGRYHAAIHGTPLADPARFAREWRTFALLCDILGLKAAEPEARQSALPEAEIEAQIALRRQAREERNWAEADRIRKQLLDQGIVLIDHKEKPTTWRHADP; encoded by the coding sequence ATGGCCTTGCAGATCTACAACACGCTCACGCGCCGCAAAGAACCGTTCGTCCCCCTCGAAGCGGGCACAGTCAAAATGTACGTCTGCGGCGTCACCGTCTACGATTACTGTCACCTGGGCCACGGGCGCACCTACGTCGTCTGGGACACCGTTCGCCGCTACCTGATTTCGCGCGGCTACGCGGTCACGTATGTTCAGAATTTTACGGACGTCGACGACAAGATCCTGCGCCGCGCCCAGCAGGAAGGCACCACGATGGAGGCGGTTGCCGAAAAGTACATCGCCGCCTACTTCGAGGACATGGACAGACTCAACGTCCTGCGGGCGGACAGCTACCCGCGCGCCACCCAGACGATGCCCGAGATCGGCGCATTGATCGATCGGCTCACCTCGATCGGGTACGCCTATCCGGCGGCGGGGGATGTCTACTACAGCGTCCGGCGCTTTGCCGAGTACGGCAAGCTCTCGGGCAAGCGCCTGGCCGAACTGGAGGCGGGAGCAAGCGAGCGGCTGCAGGACGAAGAACTGGCGCGCAAGAAAGACCCGTTCGACTTCGCCCTCTGGAAAGGAGCCAAACCGGGAGAGCCCGCCTGGGATTCACCCTGGGGAGCGGGTCGGCCGGGCTGGCACATCGAGTGCTCGGCGATGGTGAGAAAAAGTCTGGGAGAAACCATCGACATCCACGCCGGGGGCGAGGATTTGCAATTTCCCCACCACGAAAACGAAATTGCCCAGTCGGAGGCCGTGACGGGTAAGCCGCTCGCGCGCTACTGGATGCACAACGCTTTTCTCAACGTCGTGAACTCCTCCGGGGCCGAGGAGAAGATGTCTAAGTCCCTGGGCAACTTCAAGACGCTGCGGGATCTGTTCGAAGTTTTCCCACCGATGGCCCTGCGGTTATTTTTGCTCAAGACCTCCTACCGCAACCCGATCGCCTTTTCGGCCGAAGCTTTCAAGGGTTCCGAGCAAAACTGGCGAGAGCTGGAAGAGGTGCTGCAACTGGCGGGCTGGATTGCTGGGCAGGGCCGGCCTGCCACCGACGACATCGAGTCCGAACCCTGGGTGCGGCGCTTCAACGAGGCGATGGACGACGATTTTAATACTGCCGCCGCCCTCGCCGAGGTAATCGCCCTGGGTAAGCAACTGGCCGGCCGCTACCACGCCGCCATCCACGGCACGCCCCTCGCGGACCCGGCGCGATTTGCCCGGGAGTGGCGCACATTTGCTCTGCTGTGCGACATCCTGGGCCTGAAGGCCGCTGAGCCCGAGGCGCGCCAATCGGCCCTTCCCGAGGCTGAGATCGAAGCGCAAATCGCCCTGCGCCGTCAGGCCCGCGAAGAGCGCAACTGGGCGGAGGCCGACCGCATCCGCAAGCAACTACTGGATCAGGGCATCGTGCTTATCGACCACAAAGAAAAACCGACCACCTGGCGCCACGCCGATCCGTGA